One genomic region from Natrinema caseinilyticum encodes:
- a CDS encoding helix-turn-helix transcriptional regulator encodes MGFKEDEHAADDERPPPGSPVLEAILENARNHQYLGQRLDATDDRVDTDLLGDIVRHGPVLEALRTEPLDRREIEARLNVSRATSHRFTQWLDEQGFVEKDEGRFQLTGRGEAVADEVLRFEANVHTVHRLAPLLDVICEDHQEFVIEPFVDAKITPAEPDNPYQPIERFMSLLDESETFRGFNTTHMAPLVLGEFHQQIFEKTDTEIVYLPTIIEKLLETYPERAREAIDRGHLSLRTRDELPYGLAIFDERVGMGGYDETTGLMQVFVDTDAPIAYEWANRVYASIRADSEPLDDRPNTSR; translated from the coding sequence GTGGGATTCAAAGAGGACGAACACGCGGCCGACGACGAACGCCCACCACCCGGTTCTCCCGTCTTGGAAGCCATCCTGGAGAACGCCCGGAACCACCAATACCTCGGACAGCGACTCGACGCGACGGACGACCGCGTCGACACGGATCTTCTCGGCGACATCGTGCGACACGGGCCGGTTCTGGAAGCCCTCCGCACGGAACCGCTCGACCGCCGGGAGATCGAAGCGCGACTGAACGTCTCGCGTGCGACGAGCCACCGCTTCACGCAGTGGCTCGACGAACAGGGTTTCGTAGAGAAAGACGAAGGCCGATTTCAGCTGACGGGCCGGGGCGAAGCCGTCGCGGACGAGGTCCTCCGGTTCGAGGCAAACGTCCACACCGTCCACCGCCTCGCACCGTTGCTGGACGTCATCTGTGAGGACCACCAGGAATTCGTCATCGAGCCGTTCGTGGATGCGAAGATCACACCCGCCGAACCGGACAACCCATATCAACCGATCGAGCGGTTCATGTCCTTGCTCGACGAGTCGGAGACCTTCCGAGGGTTCAATACCACGCACATGGCACCGCTCGTTCTCGGCGAGTTTCACCAGCAGATCTTCGAGAAGACCGATACCGAGATCGTCTATCTGCCCACGATCATCGAAAAGCTCCTCGAGACGTACCCGGAGCGCGCCCGAGAGGCGATCGACCGCGGGCATCTGTCACTCCGAACGCGCGATGAACTCCCGTACGGACTCGCGATATTCGACGAGCGCGTCGGGATGGGCGGGTACGATGAAACGACCGGACTCATGCAAGTCTTCGTCGATACGGACGCACCCATCGCGTACGAGTGGGCAAACCGGGTCTATGCCTCGATCAGAGCGGATTCAGAACCGCTCGACGATCGTCCGAACACGTCTCGATAG
- a CDS encoding FAD-binding oxidoreductase: protein MGQLTRGDERIDQFRSDVHGDVIRSGDGAYDDARAVWNGMIDRYPTVIVRCRGTADVIRSVDFARENGLRVAIRGGGHNVAGTAVCDDGLVIDLSEMTGVRVDPDERKAWVQAGATWADVDHETQAFGLATPGGVVSDTGVAGLTLGGGIGHLRCKYGLTCDNLASVELVTANGEFVTASKDERSELFWGFRGGGGNFGVVTEFEFDLHPVGPDVATCFVFYSGDRATNCLQAYREYVSAAPDEVSTLTSLGTMPDEELFSEDGVDHFKIGFLGCYSGPAVEGEEVLAPLRELAEPIADVSGTIPYAEFQRTLDEDYPSGMRYYWKSLYLDGLTEPAIDRIRYWADTAPSPLATVDIWQLGGAIGDVGIDESSFAGRHAPFLLGVEANWHDPERDDANVEWVRDCLADMRQFSDGSVYLNFPGFLEDNDELVRTTFGSAYERLVAVKDEYDPENRFDVNQNIKPSI from the coding sequence ATGGGACAACTGACCCGCGGCGACGAGCGGATCGACCAGTTTCGAAGCGACGTCCACGGAGACGTGATCCGGTCCGGTGACGGTGCCTACGACGACGCACGGGCGGTCTGGAACGGAATGATCGACAGATATCCGACGGTGATCGTCAGGTGTCGAGGCACGGCGGACGTTATTCGATCGGTCGACTTCGCCCGAGAAAACGGGCTTCGCGTGGCCATTCGGGGCGGCGGTCACAACGTCGCAGGCACGGCAGTTTGTGACGATGGTCTCGTGATCGATCTGTCGGAGATGACGGGCGTCCGGGTCGACCCCGACGAACGGAAGGCGTGGGTACAGGCCGGTGCGACGTGGGCCGACGTCGACCACGAGACCCAGGCGTTCGGCCTGGCGACGCCCGGCGGCGTCGTCTCGGACACGGGGGTCGCGGGGCTCACGCTCGGCGGCGGCATCGGACACCTCCGGTGTAAGTACGGCCTGACCTGCGACAACCTCGCGTCCGTCGAACTCGTCACGGCGAACGGCGAGTTTGTAACCGCCAGCAAGGACGAACGCTCGGAGCTCTTCTGGGGGTTTCGCGGCGGTGGGGGAAATTTCGGCGTCGTGACCGAATTCGAGTTCGACCTCCACCCCGTCGGGCCGGACGTCGCGACTTGTTTCGTCTTCTATTCGGGAGATCGGGCGACTAACTGTCTGCAGGCATATCGTGAGTACGTTTCGGCAGCGCCAGACGAGGTTAGCACGCTCACATCTCTCGGTACGATGCCCGACGAGGAACTCTTCTCGGAAGACGGCGTGGATCATTTCAAAATCGGGTTCCTGGGATGTTACTCGGGACCGGCTGTGGAAGGTGAGGAGGTACTCGCACCGCTGCGAGAACTTGCCGAGCCGATCGCCGACGTCAGCGGGACGATTCCGTACGCCGAGTTCCAGCGAACGCTTGACGAAGACTATCCTTCGGGGATGCGGTACTACTGGAAATCGTTGTATCTCGATGGTCTCACTGAACCGGCAATCGATCGAATCAGGTATTGGGCCGACACCGCCCCGTCCCCGTTAGCGACAGTTGACATCTGGCAACTGGGGGGCGCAATCGGGGACGTCGGTATCGACGAGAGTTCCTTCGCGGGCAGGCACGCGCCGTTTCTCCTCGGTGTCGAGGCGAACTGGCACGACCCTGAACGAGACGACGCCAACGTGGAGTGGGTCCGCGATTGCCTGGCCGATATGCGGCAGTTCTCCGACGGCTCTGTCTACCTGAATTTTCCGGGCTTTCTGGAGGACAACGACGAACTCGTTCGAACCACGTTCGGATCGGCGTACGAACGGTTGGTCGCGGTGAAAGACGAGTACGATCCGGAGAACCGCTTCGACGTGAACCAGAATATCAAGCCCTCTATCTGA